In the Acidobacteriota bacterium genome, TCATCGCGACCTGAAACCGAGCAACATTTTGGTGACGGCGGATGGCACGCCGAAACTGTTGGATTTCGGCATCGCCAAACTGCTTTCGCCCGATCCCGGCGAAGCCATCACGCGCACGGAAACGGCTGTGCGATTGATGACGCCGGATTACGCCAGCCCGGAGCAGGTGCGCGGCGGGGCGATTTCGACAACTACGGACGTGTATTCGCTGGGCGTGGTGCTATATGAATTGCTGGCGGAGCGGCGCCCGTATGAGTTTGAAACCTACTCGCCGCTGGTGATTGAACGGGCAATCTGCGACACAGAAGCTCCGCGACCCAGCGACGCTGCGCGCCAGCAAACCGATGCGTCCGCAAAACTGGCGCGGCAACTGGCCGGCGATCTGGACAACATTATTCTGATGGCGTTGCGGAAAGAGCCGGAGCGCCGCTATCAGTCCGTCGAAAAGTTTTCCGAAGATTTGCGACGATACCTGAACGGATTGCCTGTAACGGCGCGGCCTGACACGTTCACCTATCGCACAGGCAAATTTGTGCGACGGCATCGCGTCGCAGTGGTTGCGGCTGCGCTGGTACTGTTGAGCCTGCTGGGAGGCATTCTGGCGACGACGCTTGCCGCGCGACGCGCGCGCGCTGAACGCGAACGCGCAGAGCGCCGCTTTGCACAGGTGCGAAAACTGTCGAACACCTTCCTGTTTGAGTTTCACGACACGATTGCAAAAGTTCCGGGCACGACCGAAGCGCGCGCGATGGTCGCCAAAACGGCCCTGGAATATCTGAACAGTCTGGCGCAAGAAGCAACGGGCGATGCGCAGTTGGAATGGGAATTGGCCGTAGCGTATCAAAAAGTGGGCGATGTGCAGGGCGACCCTTGGGCAGCCAATCTAGGGCATTCGCGAGAAGCCATGGAAAGTTATCAAAAAAGCCTGCGGCTTGCGCAAGAACTCAATCGCGCCGGAAGCAACGACCTGAAAGTCGCCCGGCTGTTGGCGCAGGATTATTTCAAACTGGGCATGCTGCAAGCGCAAGCCGGTGAAATGGCCGCAGCGCACGAAACGTTGCGACAAGCTTTGGCGAGCGCCCAAACCTTGGAGCAGCAAACGCACGAATTGGAAGACATCGCCCTGCTGGAAAATTGCCATATTCGATTGGGAGACACCTTTTTGGATTCGGGCGATCCGGTCAACGCGCTGGAAAGTTACCGTCACGAAATCCGATTGGCGGAGCGCCGCACCAAGGAGTTTCCCGGTGACGTGGCGAAAATGACTTTGGCAATGAGCCACTCACGAGTCGCCGAGCCGCTGATTTCGCTCGGAGATTTGCCGGGATCTCTGGCTGGGTATCGCAAATCTGTCGAACTAATAGATGAATTGTTACCCAACCATGCCACTGATCCCAAGTATTTGCGGGTGCGTATGATTGGTCTGATCTGGTTGGGGAATCTTTCCGGCAATCCGCGGTTCATCAATCTGGGCGAAACCCAGGCGGCACTGCAGTATTATCGAGAGTCGTTGGCGATTGCCGAAAAATTGGTTGCAGCGGATCCCAAGGATGCGTTTGCACGGCGCGATTTGGCGGGAGGGCACCGGTTGATGGGCGAAATTCTGACGCTTGATCAACCCGCGCAGGCTGTTGAGCAATTTCGACAGGCGCTCGGCATTGTGCGCGAAATGCTGGCGGTCACGCCTGATGGCACGCAATTGCGGCGCAGGGAAGCGCAATATCTGAAAGGGCAGGCAGATGCGTTTCGCCGTTTGGGCGACCGGCAAAGCGCGCTGCAAAATCTGCTGAAGGCGCAAAAGACCTGGCAAGATTTGCTGGCGCATGACGCCACTGATTTGAGAATTCGTGCGGAATTGCACGGCGCTTTACTGGCGTTGGCCGATGTTAGTCTGGAATCCGGCGATCAAGACGGCGCGTTGGCGCATTACCGCGAGGCGCTTTCGTTGGCCGAAACGCCGCCGGTTGAACAATCCGCCGATCTGTATGTGCGTTGGCGGCTGGCGGATTCCTATGCCGGCTTGAGCCGCTATCATGCTGTCCGCGCCGCATCCGCGCCCATCGGCAAACGACTCGACCATTGGCGTGAAGCTCGCCAGTACGCCGAACAATCCCTCAACCTGTGGGAAGGGTGGAGCCAGCATGCCACATCCACCAACTTCGACCGGCGACATCGCGAACAAGCCGCACAAGTCCTTGCCATTTGTGATGCCGCATTGGCAAAGCTGAACGCATCCCCTACTCGTAAATAAACCCCTCGCAATTCCGACCTTTCAGCCTTCGCCTAATCTTTTCGCCCCGGCTTTCTCCGGGCCGAAAAATTTTTTCCCGACAATCAGCATTTCCATTTCTTTTTTTCGCATGGGGTTGGTGAGGCGGCGAGATTCGCTGCCGCGAAAAAAGGAAGAGGGCGTCCGTCTGTACGGAAGCTTTCGCAATGAAGGAACCGAAAACTGCCAATTCAAACACAAGGAGTTAGTTCAATGAATAAAATGAAAATCGTCTCTGTTGTCGGACTGGTCGTTCTGCTCGCCGCGAGCGGATTTGCCATCAACCCGATTCAGGATACACGCGTGAGCAGCGACATCGCTCCACCGAGTTTGCCCGCGCCGGTTTGCAGCGGCCTGCAAGTACAGGCGGGAAATGAAGTCGCCTTTCATGCCTATGCCTTGGGCGTTCAGATTTATAGATGGAATGGGGCGGGTTGGGGATTTGTGGCGCCCGAAGCCACTTTGTATGCAAGCCCCAATTACCGAGGAAAAGTCGGCACGCATTACGCCGGGCCTACCTGGGAAAGCAACAGCGGCAGCAATGTTGTCGCACAGCGGCTGGCCGGTTGCTCCGTGGATTCGACCGCCGTGGATTGGTTGCTGCTGCAAGCGGTTTCGACCGATGGGCCGGGCGTTTTCAACGGAACGACTTATGTCCAGCGAGTGAACACCGTAGGCGGAAAAGCGCCCGTCACGCCCGGCGCATTCATCGGCGCTGAAGCCAGAGTTCCTTACACAGCGGAGTATTTCTTTTACAAAGCAACAAACTGAACCGGGTGAATCCAGCGGTGCGGAGAGAGGTTGTTCGATCGAATACTGAACATCGAAAACGAATCCATCGTCAGCGAATAGCCGCGGAAAGCAGGAAACGTTCAATTCCATCACCGTGAACCAACTTTGAAGGAGACACAATGAATGCAGCAACCACTTCTACCTCGGAACTGGCAAGTTTGAAGGCCAAACTGAAGACCACATGGATGGCAGGCGATTTCGACAAAATCGCTCAGGTGATTGCCGCGGGCGGCGAAGATTTCATTGCCCGTTTGCAGATCAACCCGGGCACGCGCGTGCTC is a window encoding:
- a CDS encoding protein kinase, with the translated sequence MTPERWRQIDELFRTVANRPPAEREAHLTRVCGDDVDLRREVLDLLAHEPPESFLHNPIKQAALAVTHEPDDELLGRRIGPYRLTRMVGRGGMGAVYEAVRDDDQFQQQVALKLIKRGMDTAFVRDRFLRERQILASLDHPHIARLFDGGATTEGLPYFVMEFVDGEPITDYCQRRRLSLNQKLLLFRDVCSAVQHAHQKLVIHRDLKPSNILVTADGTPKLLDFGIAKLLSPDPGEAITRTETAVRLMTPDYASPEQVRGGAISTTTDVYSLGVVLYELLAERRPYEFETYSPLVIERAICDTEAPRPSDAARQQTDASAKLARQLAGDLDNIILMALRKEPERRYQSVEKFSEDLRRYLNGLPVTARPDTFTYRTGKFVRRHRVAVVAAALVLLSLLGGILATTLAARRARAERERAERRFAQVRKLSNTFLFEFHDTIAKVPGTTEARAMVAKTALEYLNSLAQEATGDAQLEWELAVAYQKVGDVQGDPWAANLGHSREAMESYQKSLRLAQELNRAGSNDLKVARLLAQDYFKLGMLQAQAGEMAAAHETLRQALASAQTLEQQTHELEDIALLENCHIRLGDTFLDSGDPVNALESYRHEIRLAERRTKEFPGDVAKMTLAMSHSRVAEPLISLGDLPGSLAGYRKSVELIDELLPNHATDPKYLRVRMIGLIWLGNLSGNPRFINLGETQAALQYYRESLAIAEKLVAADPKDAFARRDLAGGHRLMGEILTLDQPAQAVEQFRQALGIVREMLAVTPDGTQLRRREAQYLKGQADAFRRLGDRQSALQNLLKAQKTWQDLLAHDATDLRIRAELHGALLALADVSLESGDQDGALAHYREALSLAETPPVEQSADLYVRWRLADSYAGLSRYHAVRAASAPIGKRLDHWREARQYAEQSLNLWEGWSQHATSTNFDRRHREQAAQVLAICDAALAKLNASPTRK
- a CDS encoding DUF3455 domain-containing protein, with the protein product MNKMKIVSVVGLVVLLAASGFAINPIQDTRVSSDIAPPSLPAPVCSGLQVQAGNEVAFHAYALGVQIYRWNGAGWGFVAPEATLYASPNYRGKVGTHYAGPTWESNSGSNVVAQRLAGCSVDSTAVDWLLLQAVSTDGPGVFNGTTYVQRVNTVGGKAPVTPGAFIGAEARVPYTAEYFFYKATN